GAGACCTGGTTGGCATCTCCGCTGTTTCCATTCTTGTCTTTGTTCTCGTATCTGTTTTTGGAGGATTTAGGACCTTTCAGGAATGGGCTCGAAGACAGCCACAATGGACAGAGTGGCACATCTATGACTATGTTTTTGTGTTTGTGATCCTGGCATTTGCTCTCGCCATTTTCTCTCTGCGTAGGTGGAAAGAACTTAGAGGTCAAGTCACTGACCACCGGTGGGCGGAGGAAGCGCTGGGACAAGCCGAAGAGAAGTATCGCAGCATCTTTGAAAATGCCGTGGAGGGCATCTTCCAAACGACCGTTGACGGTTACTACCTGACAGCAAACCCAACGCTGGCGCGCATTTTTGGCTACCAATCACCCGAGGAACTGATCGCGAGCGTCAGCGACCTCGAACATCAGTTTTACGTTGAACCGGGTCGTCGTGCGGAATTCATTCGCCTGATGAAGGAACGCGGCCGCATTTCGGGGTTTGAGTCTCAGGCATATTGCAAAGATGGCAGCGTGATCTGGATTTCAGAGAACGCACGCGCTCTCCGCGATTCAAGCGGCAGGTTGTTGGGTTTTGAAGGCACGACTGTTGACATCACCGAGCGCAAGCGCGTGGAAGAGGAACTCCGCCAGGCCTACGAGAAGCTCACCCTGTCCATGAAGGAAATGGAACGGCGCACGGGAGAAATCACCCGGCTCAGCGAACTGGGCGAACTGCTTCAGTCCTGCCAGAGCGCCGAGGAGGCCTACAAAGTCGTCGCCGAGGCTGGGGCGCAACTATTCCCTTCAGCATCGGGGGCGCTGTGCCTGGTCAGCGCCTCGCGCAACACCGTCGAAGCTGTGACGTCGTGGGGGCGGCTTCAGCCGACCCAGCAGGTCTTTGCCCCGGATGACTGCTGGGCACTGCGGCGCGGTCGGGTACACCTCGTGGAGAACCCTAACTCCCCGCTGCAGTGCGGGCAC
This genomic window from Candidatus Acidiferrales bacterium contains:
- a CDS encoding diguanylate cyclase, whose amino-acid sequence is MSKSPEDLHRRRTGAFRDLVGISAVSILVFVLVSVFGGFRTFQEWARRQPQWTEWHIYDYVFVFVILAFALAIFSLRRWKELRGQVTDHRWAEEALGQAEEKYRSIFENAVEGIFQTTVDGYYLTANPTLARIFGYQSPEELIASVSDLEHQFYVEPGRRAEFIRLMKERGRISGFESQAYCKDGSVIWISENARALRDSSGRLLGFEGTTVDITERKRVEEELRQAYEKLTLSMKEMERRTGEITRLSELGELLQSCQSAEEAYKVVAEAGAQLFPSASGALCLVSASRNTVEAVTSWGRLQPTQQVFAPDDCWALRRGRVHLVENPNSPLQCGHLRKAGWACYLCVPLVAQGEALGVLHLQVNGKQPGEPPESSEQGTKCDQGVALAVAGHIALALANLRLRETLRSQSIRDPLTGLFNRRFMEESLERELRRATRSKRSVAVILLDLDRFKSFNDTFGHEAGDILLRELGGFLQGHIRAGDIACRYGGEEFTLMLPEAPLEVACNRAELLRREVKYLIVQHRGQALGAVTLSLGVAVFPEDGTTPEELLRAADQALYRAKGQGRDCVAVAHAPESEKTR